One window of Streptococcus suis genomic DNA carries:
- a CDS encoding ABC-F family ATP-binding cassette domain-containing protein, translating into MIILNGNKIERSFAGEVLFNNINIQVDERDRIALVGKNGAGKSTLLKILVGEEAATSGDISTKRDLSLSYLAQDSRFESENTIYDEMLHVFDDLRMTEKRLRSMEEQMGSLSGSDLDQLMKTYDSLSEEFRLAGGFSYEADIRAILNGFKFDQTMWDMKISELSGGQNTRLALAKMLLESPELLVLDEPTNHLDIETIAWLENYLVHYKGALIIVSHDRYFLDKVATLTLDLTKHSLDRYVGNYSQFVELKEQKLQTELQNYEKQQKEIAKLEDFVQKNIVRASTTKRAQARRKQLEKMERLDKPTTGQKSANMTFQSNKTSGNIVLTVEHAAVGYDGIILSQPISIDQRKLDAIAIVGPNGIGKTTLLKSIIGALPFIKGEAKLGANVEVGYYDQTQSALTPSNTVLEELWSAFPTTPEVEIRNRLGAFLFSGDDVKKSVSMLSGGEKARLLLAKLSMENNNFLILDEPTNHLDIDSKEVLENALIDFDGTLLFVSHDRYFINRVATKVLEISETGSTLYLGDYDYYLEKKAELEVEAQPDQLEGTSQSAGSMDYQAQKENQKEQRKLARRIEQIEAEIETIENRLSELNQAMLETNDIGQLTDYQKEIDQLTAQQENLMEEWEALSEQMS; encoded by the coding sequence ATGATTATATTGAACGGAAACAAGATTGAACGCTCTTTTGCGGGCGAAGTTTTATTTAACAATATCAACATTCAAGTGGACGAGCGGGATCGGATTGCCCTTGTCGGAAAAAATGGGGCAGGCAAGTCTACTCTGCTCAAAATCCTTGTTGGAGAAGAAGCAGCGACTAGCGGAGATATTTCAACCAAGCGTGATTTGTCCCTTTCTTACCTGGCACAGGACAGCCGTTTTGAGTCAGAAAATACCATTTACGATGAAATGCTCCATGTATTTGATGATCTGCGGATGACGGAGAAACGCCTGCGGTCTATGGAAGAGCAGATGGGCAGCCTATCTGGTAGCGACCTAGACCAACTGATGAAAACCTACGATAGTCTGTCAGAGGAATTTCGTCTGGCAGGTGGCTTTAGTTATGAGGCAGACATCCGTGCTATTTTGAATGGTTTTAAGTTTGACCAGACCATGTGGGACATGAAAATCTCCGAACTCTCTGGGGGGCAGAATACTCGTCTTGCTCTGGCAAAAATGCTGCTTGAAAGCCCAGAGTTATTGGTGCTGGATGAGCCGACCAACCACCTGGACATTGAAACCATTGCCTGGTTGGAAAACTATCTGGTCCACTACAAGGGAGCCTTGATTATCGTTAGCCATGACCGCTATTTCTTGGACAAGGTAGCGACTCTGACACTGGATTTGACCAAGCATTCCTTGGATCGCTATGTGGGAAATTATTCTCAATTTGTCGAGCTGAAGGAGCAGAAGTTACAGACGGAATTGCAAAACTATGAAAAGCAACAGAAGGAAATTGCCAAGTTAGAAGACTTTGTCCAGAAAAATATTGTCCGTGCTTCGACCACCAAGCGTGCCCAGGCTAGACGCAAGCAGTTGGAAAAGATGGAGCGACTGGACAAGCCAACAACTGGTCAGAAGTCTGCCAACATGACCTTCCAGTCGAACAAGACTTCAGGAAATATCGTCTTGACAGTGGAACATGCTGCGGTGGGCTACGATGGAATCATTCTTTCCCAGCCTATTTCCATTGACCAACGGAAACTAGATGCCATTGCCATTGTCGGTCCGAATGGAATCGGAAAAACTACCCTACTCAAATCTATCATCGGAGCTCTGCCATTTATCAAAGGGGAAGCCAAGCTAGGTGCCAATGTGGAAGTGGGCTATTACGACCAGACCCAGTCTGCCCTGACGCCTTCCAACACCGTTTTGGAGGAGCTCTGGTCCGCCTTTCCGACCACACCTGAAGTGGAAATCCGCAACCGCCTTGGAGCCTTCCTCTTCTCAGGTGACGATGTCAAAAAGTCCGTGTCCATGCTGTCTGGTGGGGAAAAAGCCCGCCTGCTCCTGGCCAAGCTGTCCATGGAAAACAACAACTTCCTCATCCTGGACGAGCCGACCAACCATCTGGACATCGACAGCAAGGAGGTCCTGGAAAATGCCCTCATAGACTTTGACGGCACCCTGCTCTTTGTCAGCCACGACCGCTATTTCATCAACCGCGTCGCCACCAAGGTGCTGGAAATCTCGGAAACTGGCTCCACGCTCTACTTGGGCGACTATGACTATTATTTGGAGAAAAAGGCAGAGCTGGAAGTAGAAGCCCAGCCTGACCAGCTAGAAGGTACCAGCCAATCAGCCGGATCCATGGACTACCAAGCCCAAAAGGAAAACCAAAAAGAGCAACGCAAACTGGCCCGACGCATCGAGCAAATCGAGGCAGAAATCGAGACCATCGAAAACCGCCTGAGTGAGCTCAACCAAGCCATGCTAGAAACTAATGACATCGGACAGCTGACCGATTACCAGAAAGAAATCGACCAATTGACTGCCCAACAAGAAAACCTCATGGAAGAATGGGAAGCATTATCCGAGCAGATGAGCTAG
- a CDS encoding DUF3955 domain-containing protein, translating to MNFGQQIKDLRKKEGLTQEQFALKLNVTRQAVSNWENDKNLPDLELLILMSSVFSISLDQLILGGTDMNNMTEKLVKDGREGRRTQMHLTITVIGSFLMLLGFVCFVIKANSVEYVDAKGILHENFYLIPVGYLLVFTGAIATLLSGLALHRFRKEYK from the coding sequence ATGAACTTTGGACAGCAAATCAAAGACTTACGTAAGAAGGAAGGATTGACTCAGGAGCAGTTTGCCCTCAAACTCAATGTGACCAGGCAGGCCGTTTCCAACTGGGAAAATGATAAAAACCTACCTGACTTGGAGCTCTTGATTCTCATGTCCTCGGTCTTTTCGATCTCCTTAGATCAACTTATCTTAGGAGGAACTGACATGAACAACATGACAGAAAAACTTGTAAAAGACGGTCGCGAAGGCCGCCGTACCCAGATGCACCTGACCATTACCGTTATTGGTAGTTTTCTCATGCTTCTCGGCTTCGTCTGCTTTGTCATCAAAGCAAACTCAGTCGAATATGTCGATGCCAAGGGCATTCTGCATGAAAATTTTTATCTCATTCCAGTCGGCTACTTGCTGGTCTTTACAGGAGCCATTGCCACGCTCCTATCAGGACTAGCCCTGCACCGCTTTAGAAAAGAATACAAATAA
- a CDS encoding methyltransferase domain-containing protein, with product MTKHQRFANSDQFFACPHCGQALGLDQSSLRCPNRHTFDIAKQGYVNLAPQVKQSANYHKSSFENRQAFLEAGYYDHLYAALEGKIAELGLCSVLDIGCGEGFYSRKLAEKMDLDILAFDISKDSILLAAKSDRTKSVKWFVGDLTKLPIQDKTIDGILDIFSPANYQEFARVLKAGGAILKLVPGPNHLKELRHLAKDQLRKESYDNQDIVDHFKSYMGQVEQVLISRTLPISLEHAQVLADMTPLFFQVDQSKLDLSQLTEITIEGVLLIGTI from the coding sequence ATGACCAAACACCAACGTTTTGCCAATAGCGACCAATTTTTCGCCTGTCCACATTGTGGGCAGGCTCTTGGTCTTGACCAGAGCAGCCTTCGCTGCCCCAACCGCCACACTTTTGACATTGCCAAGCAGGGCTATGTCAACCTGGCACCCCAGGTCAAGCAGTCCGCCAACTACCACAAGTCTAGCTTTGAAAACCGCCAGGCTTTTTTAGAGGCGGGCTATTACGATCATCTCTATGCGGCTTTGGAGGGGAAAATAGCAGAGCTGGGGTTATGTTCTGTCCTAGACATCGGTTGTGGGGAGGGCTTTTATTCCCGTAAGTTAGCCGAGAAAATGGACTTGGACATTCTTGCTTTTGATATTTCCAAGGACTCCATTCTCTTGGCAGCCAAATCTGACAGGACCAAGTCGGTCAAATGGTTTGTCGGTGACTTGACCAAGTTACCTATTCAAGATAAGACCATTGACGGTATCTTGGACATCTTCTCCCCAGCTAATTATCAGGAATTTGCCAGAGTGCTGAAAGCTGGTGGGGCTATTCTCAAGCTGGTTCCAGGGCCAAATCATCTCAAGGAGCTCCGCCATTTAGCTAAAGACCAACTCCGCAAGGAATCCTATGACAACCAAGATATCGTAGACCATTTCAAGTCATACATGGGACAGGTGGAGCAAGTGCTGATCAGTCGGACCTTGCCGATTAGCCTAGAACATGCCCAAGTCTTGGCAGACATGACGCCCCTCTTTTTCCAAGTGGACCAGTCCAAGTTGGATTTGAGCCAGCTGACCGAGATTACGATTGAGGGAGTGCTCTTGATTGGAACTATATAA
- a CDS encoding type 1 glutamine amidotransferase — protein sequence MVYTSLKSPEKDYHYDLHIAHLYGDLMNTYGDNGNILMLKYVAEKLGARVQVDIVSLTDEFDKNFYDIAFFGGGQDYEQSILAKDLPTKKDSLADFIENDGVMLAICGGFQLLGQYYIEAGGRKIDGLGIMGHYTLNQTNNRYIGDIKIHNEEFNETYYGFENHQGRTFLADNQKPLGKVVYGNGNNKEDGGEGLHYKNTFGSYFHGPILSRNANLAYRLVTTALRKKYGQDTSLASYADILSKEVAEEYGDVKSKAEFEK from the coding sequence ATGGTCTATACGTCATTAAAAAGTCCTGAAAAAGACTATCACTACGATCTCCACATCGCCCATCTTTACGGTGATTTGATGAACACCTACGGTGACAATGGCAATATCCTCATGCTCAAGTATGTGGCTGAGAAGCTGGGGGCTCGTGTTCAGGTGGACATCGTTTCCCTGACAGATGAATTTGACAAGAATTTCTACGACATCGCATTTTTCGGTGGCGGTCAGGACTATGAACAATCCATTCTTGCTAAGGATTTACCGACTAAAAAAGACAGCCTAGCAGACTTTATCGAAAACGACGGTGTCATGCTGGCTATCTGCGGTGGCTTCCAGTTGCTCGGTCAATATTATATTGAAGCTGGTGGCCGCAAGATTGACGGTCTAGGTATCATGGGCCACTACACCCTCAACCAGACCAACAACCGTTACATCGGTGACATCAAAATTCACAATGAGGAGTTCAACGAAACCTACTATGGCTTTGAAAACCACCAAGGCCGTACCTTCCTAGCTGACAACCAAAAACCGCTGGGCAAGGTTGTCTATGGCAATGGCAACAATAAGGAAGACGGTGGCGAAGGCCTGCACTATAAAAACACCTTCGGAAGCTACTTCCACGGTCCAATCTTATCCCGCAATGCCAACTTAGCTTACCGCTTAGTCACTACTGCCCTCCGTAAAAAATACGGACAAGACACCTCCCTTGCCAGCTACGCTGACATCCTCAGCAAAGAAGTCGCTGAAGAATACGGCGATGTAAAAAGCAAGGCAGAATTTGAGAAATAA
- a CDS encoding Mur ligase family protein gives MKINTLLGIAAGKTSQFVLNKLGRGTTLPGKIALTFDKHILDSLAKDYEVVVITGTNGKTLTTALTVGILQEAFGEITTNTSGANMITGITATFLSAKKNKNGKKIAVLEIDEASLARVTDFIKPSLIVFTNIFRDQMDRYGEIYTTYQMILDGAAKAPQATILANGDSPLFNSTKVVNPVKYYGFATEEHQPRLAHYNTEGVLCPHCHQIIQYKLNTYANLGSYICSNCGFSRPELDYKLTELKEITNTSSTFAIDGQDYKINIGGLYNIYNALAAVSVAEFFGVTPEKIKAGFDKSKAVFGRQETFKLGDKDCTLVLIKNPVGATQAIEMMKLAPYDFSLSVLLNANYADGIDTSWIWDADFEQITQMDIPQVFAGGVRSSEIARRLRVTGYPEDQITETPKLEDIMTLIEQSSSQQAYILATYTAMLEFRDLLAQRQAVGKEMK, from the coding sequence ATGAAAATAAATACATTACTCGGCATTGCCGCAGGAAAAACCAGCCAGTTTGTCCTCAACAAACTGGGCCGAGGAACCACACTGCCAGGGAAAATTGCCCTCACATTCGATAAACATATTTTAGATAGTTTGGCTAAGGATTATGAAGTCGTTGTGATTACTGGAACCAATGGTAAAACTCTAACAACAGCCTTGACCGTAGGTATCCTTCAAGAAGCATTTGGAGAAATTACGACCAATACCAGTGGTGCCAATATGATTACAGGCATTACGGCAACATTTTTATCTGCCAAGAAAAACAAAAACGGTAAGAAGATTGCCGTCTTGGAAATCGACGAAGCCAGCCTGGCTCGTGTAACCGACTTTATCAAGCCGAGCTTAATTGTCTTCACTAATATTTTTCGAGATCAAATGGATCGCTATGGTGAGATTTATACCACCTACCAGATGATTTTGGACGGGGCTGCAAAAGCTCCGCAGGCAACCATTCTGGCCAATGGTGATAGTCCACTTTTTAACTCGACGAAAGTCGTCAATCCAGTGAAGTACTACGGTTTTGCGACAGAAGAGCATCAGCCTCGTCTAGCTCATTACAATACCGAGGGTGTTCTCTGTCCGCATTGTCACCAGATTATCCAGTACAAGCTCAATACCTACGCTAACTTGGGCAGCTACATCTGTAGCAACTGTGGATTTAGCCGACCTGAACTGGACTACAAGTTGACCGAATTGAAAGAAATCACCAATACTTCTTCTACTTTTGCTATTGATGGTCAGGATTATAAGATTAACATCGGCGGACTATATAATATCTACAATGCCCTAGCTGCTGTCAGCGTAGCAGAGTTTTTCGGTGTGACTCCTGAGAAAATCAAGGCAGGATTTGACAAATCCAAGGCAGTCTTTGGTCGCCAAGAAACCTTTAAGTTGGGCGATAAGGATTGTACCTTGGTCCTCATTAAAAACCCAGTTGGTGCTACTCAGGCTATTGAAATGATGAAATTGGCTCCTTACGATTTTAGCCTGTCCGTCCTTCTCAATGCCAACTACGCTGACGGTATTGATACCAGCTGGATTTGGGATGCTGACTTTGAACAGATTACCCAAATGGACATTCCTCAAGTCTTTGCAGGCGGTGTTCGTTCATCTGAAATCGCCCGTCGCCTCCGTGTGACTGGCTATCCTGAAGACCAGATTACTGAAACGCCGAAACTGGAAGATATTATGACCTTGATTGAGCAGTCGAGCAGTCAGCAGGCCTATATCCTCGCAACCTATACGGCTATGCTGGAATTCCGTGACTTGCTGGCTCAACGCCAAGCCGTTGGAAAGGAGATGAAATAA
- the cdaA gene encoding diadenylate cyclase CdaA: protein MLNLNQLFDVGYWSSLIASPWTAALHLIDISIVLYLIYNFSKAIAGTKIMTLIRGVFLFIVAQLVASLLGLQTISWLMNQVITYGVIAAVIIFAPELRSVLEKLGRTTQLFSSANLSTEESLVQAYVQAVAYMSPRKIGALVAVERAQTLQEYKSTGIPLDADVSRELLINIFIPNTPLHDGAVIIKDEKVAVACAYLPLTESAGISKEFGTRHRAAIGLSEASDAFVFVVSEETGGISTAHNGIFRHNLSLEEFEQELRDLFVPTVAAKKSWLRRLGGR from the coding sequence ATGTTAAACTTAAACCAATTATTTGATGTTGGGTATTGGTCAAGTTTGATAGCCAGTCCTTGGACGGCAGCCTTGCATCTCATCGATATTAGTATCGTTCTCTATTTGATTTATAATTTTAGCAAGGCGATCGCAGGGACCAAGATTATGACCCTTATTCGAGGGGTATTCCTGTTCATTGTCGCCCAGCTTGTTGCAAGCTTGCTTGGGCTTCAGACTATTTCTTGGCTCATGAACCAGGTTATCACCTATGGGGTAATCGCAGCGGTTATCATTTTTGCTCCGGAATTGCGTTCAGTATTGGAAAAATTGGGTCGAACCACCCAGCTGTTTTCTTCTGCCAATCTTAGCACAGAAGAAAGCCTGGTTCAGGCCTATGTCCAGGCAGTTGCCTACATGTCTCCTCGAAAAATCGGAGCCCTGGTAGCTGTCGAGAGGGCCCAGACCTTGCAAGAGTACAAGTCAACAGGCATTCCTCTGGATGCGGATGTTTCGCGGGAATTGCTCATCAATATCTTTATTCCCAATACCCCTCTGCATGACGGTGCTGTCATTATTAAAGACGAAAAGGTAGCTGTGGCATGTGCCTACTTGCCATTGACGGAAAGTGCGGGTATTTCAAAAGAATTTGGTACGCGACACAGGGCTGCTATCGGCCTTTCAGAGGCTTCTGATGCCTTTGTTTTCGTGGTTTCAGAGGAAACAGGCGGCATCTCGACGGCCCATAATGGTATTTTCAGGCATAATCTGAGCCTGGAAGAATTTGAGCAGGAATTGCGTGACCTATTTGTGCCGACAGTTGCGGCCAAAAAATCTTGGTTGAGGAGGTTAGGTGGACGATGA
- a CDS encoding CdaR family protein, giving the protein MHEKYKQIGHLVLSILLSLLLFFYATTTNYKNNLVATSATTQKESETYTYTLANVPIDISYDSDKYFISGFSPSVTVELTGSDRVILQRESDPLTRTFHVTADLNNLEIGQRAVELQVTNLPSGLNATLSPAEMKVKIGYKVSRSYTVEGKVYSNQLKTGYAIDKVSVTLDSVKVTSDADTLAQIDHIEAVVMDLAELDKDYSGKATIQAVDADGNVLPVVLSERTTNIQVTVKETK; this is encoded by the coding sequence ATGCACGAAAAATATAAGCAGATTGGACATTTGGTCCTGTCTATTCTCCTGTCTTTGTTGCTCTTCTTCTATGCTACCACGACCAATTATAAGAATAATTTAGTCGCTACTAGTGCAACAACGCAGAAAGAGTCGGAAACCTACACTTATACACTAGCCAATGTGCCGATTGATATTAGCTATGACAGTGATAAATATTTTATTTCAGGCTTTTCGCCTAGTGTGACTGTAGAGTTGACTGGCTCAGACCGGGTTATTTTGCAACGGGAATCTGATCCACTGACCAGGACCTTCCATGTAACAGCAGATTTAAATAATCTTGAGATTGGTCAACGGGCGGTAGAGCTGCAGGTGACCAACCTGCCTTCTGGTTTGAATGCCACTCTTTCTCCGGCTGAGATGAAGGTGAAAATTGGCTACAAGGTTAGCCGGAGTTATACAGTTGAAGGAAAGGTTTATAGCAATCAGCTCAAAACAGGTTATGCTATAGACAAGGTGTCTGTGACCCTAGACTCGGTTAAGGTCACGTCTGACGCCGATACCTTGGCACAAATCGATCACATAGAAGCAGTGGTCATGGACTTGGCAGAGCTTGACAAGGACTACAGTGGTAAGGCAACCATTCAGGCTGTTGACGCCGACGGCAATGTATTGCCGGTTGTTCTGTCAGAACGAACGACAAATATTCAAGTAACTGTAAAAGAAACGAAATAA
- the glmM gene encoding phosphoglucosamine mutase, translated as MGKYFGTDGVRGEANVELTPELAFKLGRFGGYVLSQHETDTPRVFVARDTRISGQMLEAALVAGLLSVGIHVYKLGVLATPGVAYLVRTEKASAGVMISASHNPAQDNGIKFFAGDGFKLDDALEAEVEALLDAEEDTLPRPSAQGLGDVVDYPEGLRKYQQFLVSTGLELEGMKVALDTSNGAAATSARQVFADLGAELTVMAEHPDGLNINEGVGSTHPEQLQELVKETGSQIGLAFDGDSDRLIAVDENGDLVDGDRIMYIVGKYLADKGLLAKNTIVTTVMSNLGFHKALDREGIEKAVTAVGDRYVVEEMRKGAYNVGGEQSGHVILMDYNTTGDGQLTAVQLTKIMNETGKKLSELATEVTIYPQKLVNIRVENSMKDKAMEVPAIAAIIEKMEAEMAGNGRILVRPSGTEPLLRVMAEAPTDAEVDYYVDTIADVVRAEIGI; from the coding sequence ATGGGTAAATATTTTGGTACGGACGGTGTCCGTGGTGAAGCAAACGTAGAATTGACGCCAGAATTGGCTTTCAAGTTGGGTCGTTTTGGTGGCTATGTTCTCAGTCAACACGAAACGGATACGCCACGTGTCTTTGTGGCGCGTGATACGCGTATTTCTGGACAGATGTTGGAGGCGGCTTTGGTTGCCGGCCTTCTCTCAGTTGGCATTCATGTATATAAGTTAGGCGTTTTGGCAACTCCAGGTGTGGCTTATTTGGTTCGCACGGAAAAAGCTAGCGCTGGTGTCATGATTTCTGCCAGCCACAACCCTGCTCAAGATAACGGAATTAAGTTCTTTGCGGGTGACGGTTTCAAATTGGACGATGCCTTGGAAGCAGAAGTTGAAGCACTCTTGGATGCTGAAGAGGACACACTTCCGCGCCCGTCTGCCCAAGGTTTGGGTGATGTGGTAGATTATCCAGAAGGCTTGCGTAAATACCAGCAATTCCTGGTGTCAACAGGCTTGGAATTGGAAGGGATGAAAGTTGCTTTGGATACATCCAATGGTGCAGCTGCAACCAGTGCCCGCCAAGTTTTTGCAGATCTGGGTGCTGAATTGACAGTTATGGCAGAACATCCAGACGGATTGAATATCAACGAGGGTGTTGGCTCAACCCATCCTGAGCAGCTACAAGAATTAGTTAAGGAAACAGGAAGCCAAATCGGTCTGGCCTTTGACGGTGACAGTGACCGCTTGATTGCTGTAGATGAAAATGGTGACTTGGTTGACGGTGACCGTATCATGTATATCGTAGGTAAGTACCTAGCAGACAAGGGTCTACTTGCTAAAAATACCATTGTCACAACTGTTATGTCTAACCTTGGTTTCCATAAGGCTTTGGACCGTGAGGGAATTGAAAAAGCTGTGACCGCAGTCGGCGACCGTTATGTTGTCGAAGAAATGCGCAAAGGTGCCTACAATGTCGGCGGTGAGCAGTCTGGCCACGTCATTCTCATGGATTATAACACTACAGGTGATGGTCAGTTGACCGCTGTGCAATTGACCAAAATCATGAATGAAACTGGTAAGAAATTGTCAGAATTGGCCACAGAAGTCACCATTTACCCGCAAAAATTGGTCAATATCCGTGTGGAAAACAGCATGAAGGACAAGGCAATGGAAGTGCCTGCTATTGCAGCTATCATTGAAAAAATGGAAGCAGAAATGGCTGGCAACGGTCGTATCTTGGTTCGCCCAAGTGGTACTGAGCCCCTCTTGCGTGTCATGGCAGAAGCGCCAACGGATGCAGAAGTGGACTACTATGTAGATACCATTGCAGATGTGGTCCGTGCTGAGATTGGAATTTAA